A genome region from Diorhabda carinulata isolate Delta chromosome 2, icDioCari1.1, whole genome shotgun sequence includes the following:
- the LOC130903927 gene encoding zinc finger protein 593 homolog, protein MVYKRKKYHYGDTHLKKKWRTKRRTKDLDEIDEDLKVNNSEKLLNQEVDFDKPGSAQHYCLHCARYFISDNALQDHFKTKVHKRRLKALELEPYTVEESERAAGFGNWKTPIKRKIETQPSKSYKEDLESSSKKMKIDDDEL, encoded by the exons atgGTTTATAAACGTAAAAAGTATCATTACGGTGACAcccatttgaaaaaaaagtggagaACAAAACGCCGAACGAAAGATTTAGATGAG aTCGACGAGGACTTGAAAGTAAATAATAGCGAAAAACTATTGAATCAAGAAGTCGATTTCGATAAACCAGGCTCTGCTCAACACTATTGCCTACATTGTGCTAGATATTTCATATCGGATAACGCTTTACAAGATCACTTTAAAACCAAAGTTCACAAGAGACGATTAAAAGCGTTAGAATTGGAACCATATACAGTCGAAGAATCTGAACGAGCTGCCGGTTTTGGTAATTGGAAAACTcctattaaaagaaaaatcgaaacgcAACCTTCAAAATCGTATAAAGAAGATTTAGAATCGTcgagtaaaaaaatgaaaattgatgatgatgaactATAA
- the LOC130903926 gene encoding serine--tRNA synthetase-like protein Slimp yields MMMNYKVICNLKRFYSSALYITGDKAQKTYVVLNPVIDFEKHLTKPDKLLKNIEARGLPINVDAIVKKWIFFQDILNRKQTLDQTRQDIFQNISQLLKKQEVDQMEVDKWRLHAKIVKDDLKHLKDSYYDVEGSTILQILGLPNDLHNKTPFVKKNVVCTHSIKPTNSSLNNIDIGIRNGYLKYLDPFTCYLKSDAALLELSILEYFKRKLIKLGYLLFSNPNVCRTIIVEGEEICSGRDKVLTIDEQDRDDDNLNRLHLCGSGTLKSFMVYFARHIVNQVVLPLKYFSLGRIYQPIRTNCDSSLLNLSQQSVINIFQADLEENREDLDGFIELISNIYGILGVHYRIVILPANQIEKAESLRISIEMYSNFREEYIEVGNISFYDNYISKRLLFTYSCNKVRKYPKIIAGQILNFHKFLGCVMENITSDSENLLHVFLKEKINRLNSVV; encoded by the coding sequence atgatgatgaactATAAAGtgatttgtaatttaaaaaggTTTTATTCTTCTGCTTTGTATATAACAGGAGATAAAGCACAAAAAACGTACGTAGTGTTAAATCCtgtaatagattttgaaaaacatttaacaaaaccagataaattattgaaaaacatcGAAGCGCGAGGTTTACCAATAAACGTTGATGCCATTgtgaaaaaatggattttttttcaagatatactCAACCGAAAACAAACTTTAGATCAAACCAGGCaggatatttttcaaaatatttcccagttgttaaaaaaacaagaagttGATCAAATGGAGGTTGATAAGTGGAGATTGCATGCAAAAATAGTTAAAGATGATCTTAAACATCTTAAAGATTCGTATTATGACGTCGAAGGGTCTACAATATTACAAATACTTGGATTACCGAATGATTTACATAATAAAACCCCTTTTGTTAAGAAAAATGTCGTTTGTACACATTCGATTAAACCTACAAATTCTTCTTTAAATAATATCGATATAGGAATCCGAAAtggttatttaaaatatttagatcCATTTACTTGTTATTTAAAATCAGATGCGGCTTTATTAGAACtcagtattttggaatatttcaaaagaaagttGATAAAACTCGGTTATTTACTATTTTCGAATCCAAATGTCTGTAGAACGATCATTGTTGAAGGTGAAGAAATTTGTAGTGGTAGGGACAAAGTTTTAACCATCGACGAGCAAGATCGCGACGATGATAACTTAAACCGTCTCCATTTGTGCGGTTCAGGAACGTTGAAATCATTTATGGTTTATTTCGCACGACATATCGTCAACCAAGTAGTTTtacctttgaaatatttttctctcgGTAGGATTTACCAACCAATTCGTACCAATTGTGATTctagtttattaaatttatctcaACAGAgtgttattaacatttttcaggcagatttagaagaaaatagGGAAGATTTGGATGGTTTTATcgaattgatttcaaatatttatggtATACTGGGTGTTCATTATCGTATTGTGATTTTACCCGCTAATCAAATTGAGAAAGCTGAAAGTTTGAGGATATCCATCGAGATGTACTCTAATTTCAGAGAGGAGTATATCGAAGTTGGGAATATATCTTTTTATGATAATTACATAAGTAAACGATTATTGTTTACTTATAGTTGTAATAAAGTGCGGAAATATCCGAAAATTATTGCGGGGCAGATATTGAACTTCCATAAATTTCTAGGATGTGTCATGGAAAATATTACCAGCGACTCTGAAAATTTGTTACatgtatttttaaaagaaaaaataaaccgaTTAAATAGTGttgtatga
- the LOC130903956 gene encoding arginine--tRNA ligase, cytoplasmic, producing the protein MDKDIVKYNLEAEKALEEINILTTRLNELKNNINGTVLQPTTNDNNLNKLITENIKLKHRLNILNRAVTSQLTKKVDKLPMDETRLQSINDILFNLFSTAISTAFPDITDPPVTIALAGTNPKFGDYQCNSAMPLANIYKQLGKKVVPRELGLKIVEYVPPHEAIKKLEVAGPGFINIFLNKDFVLKNLSRIFEHGIKAPEIPRKLKVLVDFSSPNIAKEMHVGHLRSTIIGDSICRLLEFLGHDVLRINHVGDWGTQFGMLIAHLEDKFPDYNVKSPPISDLQAFYKESKKRFDEDEEFKKRAYASVVKLQSFEPLHKKAWELICDVSRKEFQKIYDRLDVKLTEKGESFYQDRMEKIVKELDEKGLLELDEGRKVMWGEQSIPLTVVKSDGGFTYDTSDLAAIKYRFCEEKADWVIYVTDAGQATHFSILFSCAQKAGILNPTVHRVDHVGFGVVLGEDKKKFKTRSGDTVRLLDLLEEGLKRALGKLREKERDKVLTPEELKKAQESVAYGCIKYADLSHNRNHEYIFSFDKMLEDKGNTAVYLLYALTRIRSIARTANFTPEKIRELSKTHTISLDHEKEWKLAKVLLRFPDILLKITKDLFLHSLCEYVYEISTTFTEFYDNCYCIEKDSSGDVVKVNIGRILLTEITAVILEKCFDILGLKPVAKM; encoded by the exons atggacAAAGATATCgtcaaatataatttagaaGCCGAAAAAGCT CTGGAAGAAATTAATATCCTAACAACACGTTTAAacgaattgaaaaataatattaacggCACGGTTTTACAACCTACtacaaatgataataatttaaacaaattaattactgaaaatattaaattgaaacatCGTTTGAACATTTTGAATCGA gCCGTAACTTCTCAGTTAACGAAAAAAGTAGACAAATTACCAATGGACGAAACAAGATTACAAAGTATTAACGAtatattgtttaatttattttcaactgcAATTTCTACTGCTTTTCCCGATATAACCGATCCTCCAGTTACTATTGCTTTAGCTGGAACGAATCCAAAATTTGGCGATTACCAATGCAATTCCGCTATGCCTTTAGcaaatatctataaacaactAGGGAAGAAAGTGGTACCAAGAGAACTCGGCTTAAAAATAGTAGAATATGTTCCACCACACGAAGCGattaaaaaattagaagtaGCCGGTCCAggtttcatcaacattttcttgaacaaagattttgttttaaagaaTTTATCTCGCATATTTGAACATGGTATAAAAGCACCAGAAATTCCGCGAAAGTTAAAAGTTTTAGTCGATTTTTCTTCTCCTAATATCGCTAAAGAAATGCATGTAGGACATTTAAGATCGACTATAATTGGTGATAGTATTTGTCGTTTATTGGAGTTCTTAGGACACGATGTTTTGAGAATAAATCATGTTGGAGATTGGGGTACTCAATTTGGGATGCTTATAGCTCATTTGGAAGACAAATTTCCCGATTATAATGTCAAATCACCACCTATAAGTGATTTACAAGCTTTTTATAAAGAATCTAAGAAGAGATttgatgaagatgaagaattTAAGAAGAGAGCTTATGCTAGTGTAGTTAAACTACAATCATTCGAGCCTCTACATAAGAAAGCGTGGGAATTAATTTGCGATGTATCTAGAAAgg aatttcagaaaatatacGATCGATTAGATGTTAAACTAACAGAAAAAGGTGAATCTTTTTATCAGGATCGAATGGAAAAAATAGTGAAAGAATTAGATGAAAAAGGTTTATTAGAATTAGACGAAGGTCGTAAAGTAATGTGGGGTGAACAATCCATCCCTTTAACTGTGGTAAAAAGCGACGGTGGTTTCACTTATGATACTTCAGATTTAGCGGCTATCAAGTATCGTTTTTGCGAAGAAAAAGCGGATTGGGTGATTTATGTTACAGACGCAGGTCAAGCTACTCATTTTTCTATACTATTCAGTTGTGCCCAAAAAGCCGGTATACTAAATCCCACTGTCCATCGAGTAGATCACGTTGGTTTCGGGGTGGTATTAGGCgaagataaaaagaaattcaagaCCAGATCGGGCGATACAGTGAGATTATTGGATTTATTAGAAGAAGGTTTAAAAAGGGCTTTAGGTAAGTTGAGAGAAAAGGAAAGGGATAAGGTTTTGACTCCGGAGGAACTAAAAAAAGCTCAAGAATCCGTAGCTTATGGTTGTATTAAGTATGCAGATCTTTCCCATAACAGAAACCAcgaatatatattttcgtttGATAAAATGTTGGAAGATAAGGGTAATACGGCGGTTTATCTCCTCTACGCTTTAACCCGTATAAGATCCATTGCTCGTACTGCTAATTTCACACCGGAAAAAATTAGAGAACTGAGTAAAACTCATACTATATCTTTGGATCACGAAAAAGAATGGAAATTGGCTAAAGTTCTGCTTCGCTTTCCTGATATCCTTCTTAAAATCACCAAGGATTTGTTTTTGCACAGTCTGTGTGAATATGTTTACGAAATTTCGACGACTTTTACCGAATTTTATGATAATTGCTATTGTATCGAGAAAGACTCCTCTGGGGATGTTGTTAAAGTTAACATTGGTCGAATTTTACTTACCGAAATAACTGCGgttatattggaaaaatgttttgatattctTGGTTTAAAACCTGTTGctaaaatgtaa
- the LOC130890878 gene encoding probable ATP-dependent RNA helicase DDX28 isoform X2, with protein MLTSSKVLFKHNAIKEVFQSAFLSQAVPKLKKKGRDLLISCKRSNLNHYAGVYYSKLDEVPLASKGWAHLKSRGDVFTVNKLEDVKTPTYSFQDVGIHTSLIPVLKNLYINKLTEFQYRAINEIRLGYNVMIAAETGCGKTLAYLLPIVQDLINKKAENPNTPRAVVIVPNRELAYQVGEIAELLGEAVGVVAKTVVGVATPGALGKLSTVGIYKLNEVKFTVLDEADTLIDDSFVDRMESLIKRMPQSQNLLVSATIPRKLPPVFEPIEMSLRHVVSPKIHKPLLNITQKFLRLTKSSKPGYLLQLAKENTQPMLIFSNKNETCNWVALFLRENGINCANINGDMNYFIRIDQWNRFAGGDVKILSATDVGSRGLNTVQVRHVLNYDFPLYAADYLHRIGRVGRLGSSESCKVTNFVAGLQEVKMVQQIELAIRRNEPLDNVDGNITNLVQRKIERNQREAA; from the exons ATGTTAACCAgttcaaaagttttatttaaacataatgCGATAAAAGAAGTGTTTCAAAGTGCGTTTCTATCACAAGCCGTAcctaaattgaagaaaaaaggaCGAGATTTACTTATCAGTTGTAAACGCTCAAATCTAAATCATTACGCCGGTGTTTATTATAGTAAATTAGATGAAGTACCTTTAGCTTCGAAAGGATGGGCGCATTTAAAATCTAGAGGAGACGTATTTACcgtaaataaattagaagatgTAAAAACCCCGACGTATTCATTTCAAGACGTAGGTATACATACAAGTTTAATCCCGGTTTTGAAGAAtctatatataaacaaattaacgGAATTTCAATATAGAGCTATTAATGAGATACGTTTAg gATACAACGTGATGATTGCTGCAGAAACCGGTTGTGGTAAAACACTAGCATACCTCTTACCAATAGTACAAGACTTGATTAACAAAAAAGCTGAAAATCCAAATACTCCAAGGGCGGTCGTTATAGTACCTAATAGGGAATTAGCTTACCAAGTCGGAGAAATAGCGGAATTATTAGGCGAAGCTGTTGGAGTTGTAGCAAAAACAGTCGTCGGGG TAGCCACCCCAGGAGCTTTAGGAAAACTTTCAACCGTTGGGATATATAAATTAAACGAG gtAAAATTCACGGTATTAGACGAAGCAGATACTTTAATCGACGACAGTTTCGTAGACCGAATGGAAAGTTTAATAAAACGAATGCCGCAATCGCAAAATTTGTTAGTTTCGGCGACGATACCGAGAAAACTTCCACCGGTATTCGAGCCTATAGAAATGTCGTTACGACACGTCGTTTCGCCGAAAATCCACAAACCGCTTTTGAATATAACCCAgaaatttttgaggttaacTAAATCTTCGAAACCGGGTTACTTGTTACAGTTAGCTAAAGAAAACACTCAACCGATGTTGATATTTTCGAATAAGAACGAAACTTGCAACTGGGTGGCTTTGTTTTTGAGAGAAAACGGCATAAATTGCGCGAACATCAACGGCGACATGAATTATTTCATCCGAATAGACCAGTGGAATCGGTTCGCAGGAGGTGACGTCAAGATATTATCGGCTACGGATGTTGGTAGCCGAGGGTTGAATACCGTGCAAGTTAGACACGTTTTGAATTACGATTTTCCTTTATACGCCGCCGATTATTTGCATAGAATCGGACGAGTTGGAAGATTGGGTAGTTCGGAATCGTGTAAAGTCACCAATTTCGTAGCGGGCTTACAGGAAGTTAAAATGGTCCAACAAATAGAG CTCGCGATAAGGAGGAATGAACCGTTGGACAACGTTGATGGTAATATAACGAATTTAGTCCAAAGGAAAATAGAGAGGAATCAAAGGGAAGCGGCTTGA
- the LOC130890878 gene encoding probable ATP-dependent RNA helicase DDX28 isoform X1, translated as MLTSSKVLFKHNAIKEVFQSAFLSQAVPKLKKKGRDLLISCKRSNLNHYAGVYYSKLDEVPLASKGWAHLKSRGDVFTVNKLEDVKTPTYSFQDVGIHTSLIPVLKNLYINKLTEFQYRAINEIRLGYNVMIAAETGCGKTLAYLLPIVQDLINKKAENPNTPRAVVIVPNRELAYQVGEIAELLGEAVGVVAKTVVGGKTKSLMMNPIFEDIDILVATPGALGKLSTVGIYKLNEVKFTVLDEADTLIDDSFVDRMESLIKRMPQSQNLLVSATIPRKLPPVFEPIEMSLRHVVSPKIHKPLLNITQKFLRLTKSSKPGYLLQLAKENTQPMLIFSNKNETCNWVALFLRENGINCANINGDMNYFIRIDQWNRFAGGDVKILSATDVGSRGLNTVQVRHVLNYDFPLYAADYLHRIGRVGRLGSSESCKVTNFVAGLQEVKMVQQIELAIRRNEPLDNVDGNITNLVQRKIERNQREAA; from the exons ATGTTAACCAgttcaaaagttttatttaaacataatgCGATAAAAGAAGTGTTTCAAAGTGCGTTTCTATCACAAGCCGTAcctaaattgaagaaaaaaggaCGAGATTTACTTATCAGTTGTAAACGCTCAAATCTAAATCATTACGCCGGTGTTTATTATAGTAAATTAGATGAAGTACCTTTAGCTTCGAAAGGATGGGCGCATTTAAAATCTAGAGGAGACGTATTTACcgtaaataaattagaagatgTAAAAACCCCGACGTATTCATTTCAAGACGTAGGTATACATACAAGTTTAATCCCGGTTTTGAAGAAtctatatataaacaaattaacgGAATTTCAATATAGAGCTATTAATGAGATACGTTTAg gATACAACGTGATGATTGCTGCAGAAACCGGTTGTGGTAAAACACTAGCATACCTCTTACCAATAGTACAAGACTTGATTAACAAAAAAGCTGAAAATCCAAATACTCCAAGGGCGGTCGTTATAGTACCTAATAGGGAATTAGCTTACCAAGTCGGAGAAATAGCGGAATTATTAGGCGAAGCTGTTGGAGTTGTAGCAAAAACAGTCGTCGGGGGTAAAACTAAATCTCTAATGATGAATCCCATTTTTGAGGACATTGATATTTTAGTAGCCACCCCAGGAGCTTTAGGAAAACTTTCAACCGTTGGGATATATAAATTAAACGAG gtAAAATTCACGGTATTAGACGAAGCAGATACTTTAATCGACGACAGTTTCGTAGACCGAATGGAAAGTTTAATAAAACGAATGCCGCAATCGCAAAATTTGTTAGTTTCGGCGACGATACCGAGAAAACTTCCACCGGTATTCGAGCCTATAGAAATGTCGTTACGACACGTCGTTTCGCCGAAAATCCACAAACCGCTTTTGAATATAACCCAgaaatttttgaggttaacTAAATCTTCGAAACCGGGTTACTTGTTACAGTTAGCTAAAGAAAACACTCAACCGATGTTGATATTTTCGAATAAGAACGAAACTTGCAACTGGGTGGCTTTGTTTTTGAGAGAAAACGGCATAAATTGCGCGAACATCAACGGCGACATGAATTATTTCATCCGAATAGACCAGTGGAATCGGTTCGCAGGAGGTGACGTCAAGATATTATCGGCTACGGATGTTGGTAGCCGAGGGTTGAATACCGTGCAAGTTAGACACGTTTTGAATTACGATTTTCCTTTATACGCCGCCGATTATTTGCATAGAATCGGACGAGTTGGAAGATTGGGTAGTTCGGAATCGTGTAAAGTCACCAATTTCGTAGCGGGCTTACAGGAAGTTAAAATGGTCCAACAAATAGAG CTCGCGATAAGGAGGAATGAACCGTTGGACAACGTTGATGGTAATATAACGAATTTAGTCCAAAGGAAAATAGAGAGGAATCAAAGGGAAGCGGCTTGA
- the LOC130890877 gene encoding myogenesis-regulating glycosidase has product MDRKHYKYDKIHEKEIPKIILAAPSTENLDHLNDNNQIEDITPKPMRRRNSISMPNLDDLKVFIENETDDESKKNLVDVNTIEEEDDEFQHISNNLQRVRRKSVLSSTMLKPPIEEDLSPNSPTNSITSVNSIASLLKEKFQNIPQTIRRKKSPEYKTKVFVGLLFTTIVVLISTAYILYHQKVLAKVYFGNMKFNKDTRTLKIFNEEGEDIVKLTLGTTIDYDIVLNCLPKDSREDGSLCLEWMNRARLYMSFYNLGSDVKCYNLQWVSLSDNLAPTDCFDMSNAHWYGGGQTAESAWPLEKGSHFYQPFITGNIETHEWGNVLKRYFINSKGVAIIIDNETPLYISIKDSPKEFCLRAQYDNFAFVNKFTSTAQLNYSMCTSTNMSQLHVFLSEHTLWDGLKKEDSNIIDYFLTEPVWEMPEMKEVLTEVLIDSVTTEIANFVGTLKQGHILFNEFWQNQIGDFELDEKRFTNFSNFMTKQSRRGFRVVFTIQPFISTESFNFAKAVEENLLISERFSDRRIPALTRYKNVQSAGVLDITNPRTVNWLLDKLNNIIQTHKIDSFYLDMGTAYNMPLYYSCQKGLLNPDEYKTIFTNSLQGKVSLFGVSSAIERPRSPSFVVLPEFEFSWTGLRNVVPTILTYGILGFPFLIPGAVGGDYATTQDVVIVNGTEHIVLEDPELYIRWLQLATFLPVVRYKHLPSSYSQKNISSLAKDLAKKRYDYITPKLKKFARVSLNLGLPIIRPLWMLDSDDPNCHLAADEFSIGDEIIVAPILYSGAREREIYLPAGVWKDGIDGSLRKGNRWIHDYRVEDNVAYFERMPDDTRF; this is encoded by the exons ATGGACAGAAAACATtacaaatatgataaaatacatgaaaaagaaATACCGAAAATAATTTTGGCAGCACCGTCTACCGAGAATCTTGAtcatttaaatgataataatcaGATTGAAGATATCACCCCGAAACCTATGAGAAGGAGGAATAGTATATCCATGCCAAATCTGGACGATctaaaagtatttattgaaaacgaaACG GATGATGAATCGAAAAAGAATTTAGTGGATGTCAACACtattgaagaagaagatgacgaatttcaacatatcTC TAATAATTTACAAAGAGTTAGAAGAAAATCCGTACTTAGTTCTACGATGTTAAAACCACCAATAGAAGAAGATTTATCGCCCAATTCCCCCACAAACTCTATTACTTCCGTAAATTCCATAGCTAGTTtacttaaagaaaaatttcag AATATCCCACAAactataagaagaaaaaaatcgcCGGAATACAAAACCAAGGTTTTCGTAGGTTTGCTGTTCACTACTATCGTGGTTCTCATCAGCACGGCGTATATTCTTTATCATCAGAAAGTTTTGGCGAAAGTTTATTTcggaaatatgaaatttaataaagatACAAGAACCcttaaaatttttaacgaaGAAGGTGAAGATatcgttaaattaactttagGAACTACCATAGATTACGATATAGTTTTAAATTGTCTTCCAAAAGATTCCAGAGAAGATGGAAGCTTGTGTTTGGAATGGATGAAtag ggCACGATTATACATGAGTTTTTACAATTTGGGATCAGATGTAAAATGTTACAACTTGCAGTGGGTTTCATTGTCAGACAACCTAGCGCCTACGGATTGTTTCGACATGTCAAATGCTCATTGGTACGGCGGCGGGCAAACAGCAGAAAGCGCTTGGCCTTTAGAAAAAGGCAGTCACTTCTATCAACCCTTCATCACTGGTAACATAGAAACCCACGAATGGGGTAACGTTCTTAAAAGATACTTCATAAACTCAAAag GTGTGGCGATTATTATAGATAACGAAACCCCTCTTTACATTTCCATCAAAGATTCTCCTAAGGAGTTTTGCCTCAGGGCTCAATATGATAACTTTGcttttgttaataaattcacTAGCACTGCTCAACTCAATTACAGTATGTGTACTAGCACTAATATGTCGCAATTACACGTTTTTTTGAGCGAACATACACTTTGGGACGgtttgaagaaagaagatagtaacattattgattattttttgaccGAACCTGTTTGGGAAATGCCAGAAATGAAGGAAGTATTAACAGAAG ttttaattgaCAGCGTCACGACCGAAATCGCGAATTTCGTGGGTACATTGAAACAAGGACACATCCTATTCAACGAATTCTGGCAGAACCAAATCGGCGATTTCGAATTAGACGAAAAACGATTTACGAATTTTAGTAATTTCATGACTAAGCAAAGCCGTCGCGGTTTCCGAGTAGTTTTCACCATACAACCGTTCATATCGACGGAAAGTTTCAATTTCGCCAAAGCCGTCGAAGAAAATCTACTAATATCTGAACGATTCAGCGATAGAAGAATACCGGCACTGACTAGATACAAGAACGTACAAAGCGCCGGCGTTTTGGATATAACCAACCCCCGAACAGTCAATTGGCTACTAGATAAACTCAACAACATAATACAAACTCATAAAATCGATTCGTTCTATTTGGACATGGGTACGGCTTACAATATGCCCCTGTATTACAGTTGCCAAAAGGGTTTATTGAACCCCGACGAATACAAAACAATATTCACCAATAGTTTGCAAGGGAAAGTTAGTTTGTTCGGCGTAAGCAGCGCCATTGAACGCCCGAGGTCTCCGAGCTTCGTGGTACTACCGGAATTCGAATTTTCCTGGACGGGTCTTCGAAACGTCGTACCGACTATACTGACTTACGGTATACTCGGATTTCCCTTTCTGATACCGGGCGCCGTTGGGGGCGATTACGCGACTACCCAAGACGTCGTTATCGTAAACGGTACCGAGCATATCGTTCTCGAAGATCCCGAATTGTATATAAGATGGTTACAATTGGCTACGTTTTTGCCTGTCGTCAGATACAAACATCTACCGAGCAGTTATTCCCAGAagaatatttcttctttggcGAAAGATTTGGCGAAGAAACGGTACGATTAC ATAACgcctaaattgaaaaaattcgcCAGGGTGTCTTTGAATTTGGGATTGCCTATCATTAGGCCGTTGTGGATGTTGGATTCAGATGATCCTAATTGTCATTTGGCGGCCGATGAGTTTTCCATAGGGGATGAAATTATCGTAGCCCCTATTTTGTATAGCGGAGCTAGGGAAAGGGAA ATCTATTTACCTGCCGGAGTTTGGAAAGACGGAATCGACGGAAGTTTACGTAAAGGAAATCGATGGATTCACGATTATAGAGTAGAAGACAACGTCGCCTATTTCGAACGTATGCCCGACGATACACGGTTTTAG